The DNA region gtagcctagttggttaaaaagttgtacttgtttttgttaggttgcaagtttgaaacatacctctaacatttttaattttatttttaactgttttaaatttaaaagcgggtcaacccacaatccgacccaagtattcaaatCAACcaaagctctcgacccggcaatccggacactttaaaaattaaccatcattatatatatatatatagattagttagttaaaaagttgaacttatattaatattaaaacgtcccgtgtttatcaaatttggtgttgaatttaaaatataaagtctttgtagcctagttggttaaagagttgtatttattttgttaggttgtaagtttgaaacatacctctaacatttttaattttatttttaaccgttttaaatttaaaaacgggtcaacccacaatccgacccaagtatccaaattaatcacagctttcgacccgacaatccggacactttaaaaattaagcatcatatatatatatatatatatatatatatatatatatatatatatatatatatatatatatatatatatagattcttcatttataaaaacattatctatGGATGTAAATATCTGTAATTTTTATCTCTCCATTTATATGCTAACTAACTTTATagactcaaatttgaataaatttaaaatctttaggccataaaataatatttctttattatttgaaCACAGTTAAAAtcaatttcagttttaattcaaaatacattacaaaaataatctaaaatataaaaatctcatTAACTTACAAGATTTTGATgctatatttaaattttaagtattattttcttatttaaaacgAAAAAAACGATTGGAAAAGTGAATTTGagatataaaattttagtacGTGACCAATTTgattagttgaaaaaataataaattttctctttctttctcgtaacttttatcatttttctagtTACCTTTCATAAATTTTCTTACCTATAGCTCttcattaaaattgaaaataaatattacttttgttaaaaaaaaaatagacataaaaaaaaaatcataagaaaaatatatttatttgaaagtatATATCTATTATATGATAAAAGGAATCGTTTCTCTGTAAGATCTCGTTACATCTACGCCACCACATTTCTCTCTGCAAATTTGGCGTAGATAATTCAACTTCAAGTCCATCGCACTTTGGAAGTTCAAGAGCATCGAGTGAAGAAGAAGGTAGGTTGACGACTTCGATCCATCCTCAATTAAGGTGCATCTATCATTATCTCATTCTTGTCCAGATCTAACTTCCATTTTCCGTATCAGTACATCCTTCCGTTTCAcgtttttgttttatataatactttgatgatgatgatgttttccttttcattttcGATCTGATTCGTTTCGTTTGAAATAACTCAAGCATTTACTTAAAAAAGCATGCTACAATtgagtttatattattattctagaTCCAGTATGTACACTCTTCGTCCAATTGCATAAGATCAAcctgtttatttaaaataattaatgcgTTTCTTTGCTGTTCTGTTTCGGTTCCGTCTAGTTCATGTGTTGATGCAGGATCATATTCAATTCTGTAAATAAAGTATTATGATAGCATTTTGGTAGAATTAGGGATTAAGTTCATCGCTAGTTCATGTGTCGATGCAAGATCGTATTCAATTCTGTAAATAAAGCATTATGATAGCATTTTGGTAGAATTAGGGATTAAGCTCATCGCTAGTTCATGTGTCGATGCAAGATCATATTCAGTTCTGTAAATAAAGCATTAGATAGCATTTTGGTAGAATTAGGTATTAAGCTCATCGCTAGTTCATGTGTCAATGCAAAATCATATTCAATTCGGTAAATAAAGCATTATGATAGCATTTTGGTAGAATTAGAGATTAAGCTCATCGTGTTGTAGTTATTATAACGAATTAGAATCAGATGATGAATGGATTCAGTTTCATAATAAGAACCTCTTATGTTTTTAGCTTCTGAATAGATAGATGACATTGATTTCGTTTGTATATTGATGCAGGAAAGTGATAATGGAAGGAACGGTGTTCAGTCCAGCTATTGAAGGAATCAAGCATGTTAAATCTGAAGAAGGAGAGATACTCACAAAGTCTTTCTTGAATGTCTGTCAACAAATACTACCAGTTATAGGTAAAACGATATAATTGTGAACTAAACTCCTTTATATGGATGCATTGACTTCAACATAATCATATTGACATATTCATTATTTTGCTTCTTCCTTATCCCACTTATTTTGCACATAATGTTCTTAGGTAAATGGTcaatgatgaaatgattttatttaattattcctTCGGAGAGCATACCCTGCATTATTTTCTTTCATCTGCTCTGAAATCTCAGTTTGGTTTGTTTGGTGATGCGCTATATGAAATTATGATGTCAATGTAAACATTATATATCTGTGGAGCTAACTACAGTAATTTGGACCTTAAGCAAATTGTTGTAATTGTTGAGAGTCCCATCTTTTGTTCTTTCTTCGAAAAGATTTTGAGGTAATATTCTAGTTTGTCTGCAAGAATGGATATACTCATGTTTACTTTTTACGTCTAGACAAGTTTGGAGCTGCGATGACACTTGTTAAAGCTGACATAGGAGGCAATATTACTGTAAGGCAGTTTATTCTTTTCCATTTTCTCTGCTACTTCATTTTCATTGCTCTATGATGTTATGGTCAACTTTGTTCATATTGATTTATCATAAATCTCATCAAATCTATCttgatttattcaattaatttattcttatacctcttttttttattctgTAGAGGCTGGAAAACAAATATCTGTCCGACCCAGTGAAATTTAATCACTTATACAGCATGATACGAGTAGAGATTGAAGCTAAGACCGCTAAAGCTTCGTCCAGTTGTACAAATGGTCTTCTTTGGTTGACAAGGTTAGTTGTGTAACTTATGGCATTTGTTTTTTCTGATTTAATAGGATTTGTCAACCAGCTGTGCAATAATCttatcataatttatacattAGAAGTCTAAACTGTGAAGTGCAATTGTTGGAATCAGGGCTATGGATTTCCTGGTTGGATTGTTTCACAACTTGTTGAAGCATAAGGATTGGACAATGTCACAAGCTTGCACAGATTCGTATACCAACACCCTTAAGAAATGGCATGGTTGGTTAGCCAGTTCAAGTTTCACGGTAAGTATAAAATGGATGGATGCAATGAGCTAAAAGATTACTTCTCAAGTGACCAATACATGATCAAACTAACATGAAAGTACCTAGTTTACTTATTTATAAAGTGATCATTAAAATTTCCTGATTTGGCATCTATCTATCTGTGAATGGATTTTTCAGATAGCCATGAAGCTTGCTCCAGACAGGAAGAAATTCATGGATGTAATTGAAGGCGCAGGCGACGTTCATCTTGACATGGAAAGGTTCTGCAGCACTTTTAGTCCACTTCTCGAGGAGAACCACAAGTTCTTGGTATGATCTTAAGACCAAATGGTTGTTTAGTTTATGTGGAGAATTCAATAATGGtgtgtcataataataataatatgttttctCTTGTTTTTAGGCTAGTGTGGGGTTGGATGATCTCAAAGCTTCTTGAAGATGATGCCATTGTTCTTTTAAAGGTTTTATTACTTGAGACTTGCtattacttatttataaaatattgcataatatgatattttatagatataaatatttatattattggcTTGGACTGTCGTTTACTTGCCCGGATTCTCACTCACTTGTGCCCTTATTATAAGATCAGAAGATCttctttattatgatattttcttacttttcttaaatttctttttcTGTCCTATAATAAGAGCTCTCTCCCagtcatattttattattgtaaaacTCAAATTAACCATTAGAGATCAACAATTGAAAAGATGAGCCAAAAATGCTCACAACCAACTAACAAACATAAAGATACATTTAACAAGCTCGAAGTTGTTCAAGATACCTAGCTTGGAGATATTGAAGATACT from Impatiens glandulifera chromosome 5, dImpGla2.1, whole genome shotgun sequence includes:
- the LOC124938684 gene encoding glycolipid transfer protein 1-like, coding for MEGTVFSPAIEGIKHVKSEEGEILTKSFLNVCQQILPVIDKFGAAMTLVKADIGGNITRLENKYLSDPVKFNHLYSMIRVEIEAKTAKASSSCTNGLLWLTRAMDFLVGLFHNLLKHKDWTMSQACTDSYTNTLKKWHGWLASSSFTIAMKLAPDRKKFMDVIEGAGDVHLDMERFCSTFSPLLEENHKFLASVGLDDLKAS